A part of Vulcanisaeta moutnovskia 768-28 genomic DNA contains:
- a CDS encoding nucleotidyltransferase domain-containing protein has protein sequence MGIEYLRLFPWSDYGVVFALLFGSRAWGRVFKGDWDIAVWLGDVDKDIDLQYALARFLHVREESIGLVVLNNYEYLPCSLIIDVLGKGKVVYYRDFDEYLDIKLRVLKPCFDFMIDAEKLDLLRTQINAVTKKWVQ, from the coding sequence ATGGGTATTGAGTATTTGAGGTTGTTTCCGTGGAGTGATTATGGTGTGGTGTTTGCGTTATTGTTTGGTTCTAGGGCGTGGGGTAGGGTGTTTAAGGGTGATTGGGATATTGCTGTTTGGTTAGGTGATGTTGATAAGGACATAGACCTTCAGTACGCATTGGCTAGGTTTCTTCATGTGCGTGAGGAGAGTATCGGCTTGGTAGTACTTAATAATTATGAGTACCTGCCCTGCTCATTAATAATTGATGTATTGGGTAAGGGTAAGGTGGTTTATTACCGGGACTTTGATGAGTATCTTGATATTAAGTTAAGGGTTTTGAAGCCTTGTTTCGACTTTATGATTGATGCTGAGAAGCTTGATTTACTAAGGACGCAGATAAATGCGGTGACTAAGAAATGGGTTCAGTAG
- a CDS encoding HepT-like ribonuclease domain-containing protein, whose product MYLLQVQAKSLIDIVVKAASAMGFEVEGYIDAGNKLVSAGLLSNEEFSRYRSVVRFRNNCGSSIWNYYGIIDVNIIRRIISNREYREVAKLGVKVVEELRRRGIDC is encoded by the coding sequence GTGTACTTATTGCAAGTTCAAGCCAAATCACTTATTGATATCGTGGTTAAGGCTGCATCAGCGATGGGATTCGAGGTTGAGGGCTATATTGATGCTGGCAATAAGTTAGTAAGCGCTGGTCTGCTAAGTAATGAGGAGTTTAGTAGGTATAGGTCTGTTGTTAGGTTTAGGAATAATTGTGGTTCATCAATATGGAATTATTATGGAATTATTGATGTGAATATAATTCGTAGAATAATAAGCAATAGAGAGTATAGAGAGGTTGCTAAGCTTGGTGTTAAGGTTGTGGAGGAATTACGTAGGCGAGGAATTGATTGCTAG